Part of the Trypanosoma brucei gambiense DAL972 chromosome 8, complete sequence genome, GTCGATGGATCGCTACCTTACCTAATGCACGGAGACTCCTCAGGAACAGAGTACCTCGCTCAGTCCAAACGCAGTATGGCACCTCCCGCAGCGCCGACAATGTGGTGGCCCCTAAGTTACCTAACCCCAAACCACCAGCACGTGCAGAAGAAGAACGCAGGGAGGCTGATAGCGCCGTCACTTTCCAGGGAGCAACATTGCCTGTTGTACCAAGAAAACAGTATTCCATGGAAACGTTGGACTTAGCCTTCGACGGCGTCGCGGGTCCGACACATTGCGCGCCAACGACGTCACTCCTCTGGCAAAGCCGAGGGATGCAAAGCTCCCCGGTAGGCTCAGTTTGTAACCTCCAAGACCCTGACGGTACCGAAATGGAAGGTGTGGTTGAGTGGGATGCCGCACCTGATGCGGAAGACGATATGCTTTATCACAGAATGTCCCTATTGCCACACAATCCTAATGTGGATTCCCGCTACAATCCCAGACACCAGCAGCTTCAGCGCATAAACATCACACATGAGATTGAGCGGTTAGAGGAAACCATATTCCATGTGGAACGTTACTGGGACGCTCCGTACTCAGAAGTCAACCCGGAAGAATGTGGCATCATAGAACAGCGGTAGCAGGAGCTAAGTAGTGTTGCGCATGTGTGACACTTGCAAAGGTGATGGTAAAGGTCGCTGTTGGTGCTTTAAAAGAAGTTAAAGGGTAAAAAGAGCTCCGTAGCGCACGTACGGATACGATGGTGTTTACGGATTAAATGTAATGTGTGTAGATCtgggtgtgtgtttggtttGCCAACTGTAATGTGTTCCAAATTGACGGCGAATTAGTCGGCTACCTGCTTTTGCTACGAATGTGTTCGCATTgctcttctcttcatttttctagTGGAATGCTTTCGTTCCTTTACGTTTTtgatttttactttttttgttttcttggaCACGCACACGTCCTCctgtttctctctctttggtTTAGTTTCCTCTGTTTATATGCTTTACTTCAGCCTTCACCGGTGTTTACTGATGTTTCATTTCGACCTCTCCGAGGCGAGGGGTTAGAATGGCTGGGGGAATATGTGACGTTCGTTTGttcatataaataaaaacatgcGTCCGTATGCGTGTTTATGTCGTTGAATACTATTGTGGGTGGCGGTAAAGGTTTCGCATAAAGGGAGATGGGCAGGTGAGGGGTGGATGTTTAATGTGAGTGTTGTCGGCTGATGGGAAGActgaaaagtgaagaaaaatagaatgaATGAACTAAACCAAAGACGCAATCCTTTCTGTCTTCACATTTGTGAAGAGTGTAGTGGTTGGCTGTGTACAGTCATGTGGCCGGTGTTGAATTTGCACCAACCAATGGaacgaaagggggaaaaaggcaTTACCATCGGCCGCCGCCCCCGGTTCGTAGTCCGTTGCAGTAATGAAGGAGGGGGATAAGAGAGGCCGctattgttgctttttgaTGTAGCTGTTAACTCAATTAGCTCTTCGCTGAAGCGTTACTTGTTTGTCTGCTTGctcctttcttgttttgtccaTCACTGATGTTTGGTGTACAAACATTTGGCTTAGTTAAGCTGAGGGAAGGCAACCACTGGGCAGGTAGCTCAAAGGAATAAATAAGTGGGACAAGGGTGAATAAGGTCCACGTAACGAGGGAAACAAGGAAGGAGAGTGGTAAGGTTTAAACTCGAATTGAACGGGTATccatacaaaaaaatacggaaaagggagaaatttGACGCACTAACCGTAGCTTTAGtggggaagaagagggaggaaaggcgagagaagaaaaagaaaaatgaccGTTATTGTTGCTGGGATAGTCAACAAACAGGGGGGCATTGTCCTCTCGCGGCACTTCAACGACATCACTCGCGTTCGTGTTGAGGGCCTTCTTTCCGCCTTCCCTCGGTTGATGGAGGCATCGACTAACAAGCAAGTGACGTACGTCGACGCGGGTGCAGTCCGTTACGTCTACCAGCCACTGGAtgatttatttcttgtgcTTATAACCacgcgcagcagcaacattGTGGAGGACCTCGACACGCTGCATCTCATGGGTCGCCTTATTACGGAGCACGTCGGAACAGTGAGCGAGGTGTTTTTGCAGGAGAAGGCTTTCAAGGTGTTCTTTGCTTTGGACGAAGTGATCGTTGGAGGCCGGCGTGAAAACACAACCACGGAGCAGATACAAACCTACTTGGAGATGCAGTCACACGAAGAAATGATGGTCCGAGAAGAGAAGCGGTTGCAAATGGAACGTGCGAAGAAGGACGCATCGCGTAAAGCGCACGAACTACGCGACAAACGTCAACGCGGACTGAACCCGTACACCGGTATCGGCTCAGACAGCGTAGGTTATGGCAGTGGGGGAGCAGCAGTGAGTGTAAGCCGACCCGCGGCTGAGGCAAGCAGTCGGATAGATACTATGGATGAATTGGGTCCCACTCGAATAGCTGGGATGGCGAGCGGAAGTGCTGACTCTTTGTCCGGCCGAAAGGTTGGCCGCGGCGGTGGTTTGGCGCTTGGGGTTGCGAGAAAAGCCGATATCACTTCACGTGTGCTGCAAGAAGCCGGATTACCGGTGGGTGCGGTTGCAACCAAACTG contains:
- a CDS encoding coatomer delta subunit, putative, with product MTVIVAGIVNKQGGIVLSRHFNDITRVRVEGLLSAFPRLMEASTNKQVTYVDAGAVRYVYQPLDDLFLVLITTRSSNIVEDLDTLHLMGRLITEHVGTVSEVFLQEKAFKVFFALDEVIVGGRRENTTTEQIQTYLEMQSHEEMMVREEKRLQMERAKKDASRKAHELRDKRQRGLNPYTGIGSDSVGYGSGGAAVSVSRPAAEASSRIDTMDELGPTRIAGMASGSADSLSGRKVGRGGGLALGVARKADITSRVLQEAGLPVGAVATKLPVGDAGAAAKAPEFDGPIEGIHVVVEEKISATLDRDGGSGPVDVRGELSVLVNDPHLANVKLMLSPTSDEFSFRAHAKVHKEIFAEDRVLAMRENKPFPVHQPVTILRWRLNNSSGVQPPLTFSCWPNAGSITVEYEISNADLVEQGLCDVRVTLPLRGAIAATVESTTGSCSTQEDCVVWQIPQVSNHVNASGNCEVVLADPDCAASGADEVFFPVDVTFKTRATAAHVRVLEVVQTENGVPVKFTQETQLTAEGYNVQ